The genomic DNA TCCCTCAAAAACTCCAAATCCTCATCACAATTCGCCAGACTCAACTCCGCCGTAGACAACTTCTCCGTCAACATAGTCTCCGCCTCCCCAATCGGATAAGCCAACATAACATTCGCCCCGAGCCAAAGATACACCTCCTCCGTGTCCGCAGGGTCGACCGTCGCACGCGCATAGAGCGTATCGTTCAATTCGAAGTTCGTCTCCAGCGGGTCGGCGTTATTATCGCGGCGCATCTTAAGAAACTTGACCATTTCCAGcgtcttcttgatatccgGAATCTTTTCACGGAGGCCAGCCGCCCGTCGTTGTGTGTTTACTTCCATAAATTGGTATTTGGAGATCATCTCTTGGAAGGAGCGGAGCGTGGGCTCGACGTCTGCGCGCGTCGAGACGTAGTCGGTTACATTGTCGACGAAGGGAGCGACGGGGATACCGCGCGGGTTGGTCTCGGGGTTTATTGTTCTAAGTTTTTAGCGgttaattaattatttatgTAGTTGATTTGCGGTGGTGGTTTTGGGCTTGGGGTTTTGGAGTGGGATGGTGGAGGGGTTATGATTTCGCCGGGGAGTTTTGGTTTCTCGTGGATTTTTGGGCGTCGTGACGTACGGGGTTTTCTTGTCTGCCATTGTGGCATGCCAGACTGGGACCAGTCTGTatgggagaagagggggaggaaagaaagagggaaacgAGGAATAAAACGTCGAATGATAGTAGCGTTATCTTTGATGAAGCCGTAAACGCTGAAAGGTTCATGTGGGGGAGCATCTTGCCTATTCGGGAAAGGTGGCAGTACTGAACTGTATTCGCGGTAAGCTTCCTGGTTGCTTTTAGGGCTGAGCTTTAGTAAACCATATAACTCTGGATTTTGCTTTATTAACAGGAATACAGTTTTAATTGGCATTTTTGCTATTCGAGTTTCTACTGTTAGTATCCTTGGGTGGTCTGTAGCGGAATCTACTGGGAGATCACTTCGGAATGATATACTACGtaggtacggagtatactcAGATGTTGGCCTGGTACCCATGCAATAGAATTTATCGCAAGCAGTAGCTACTCAAAtactatttaaattaaaatctAGATTGGAAGCTATATTAAGACGCAAAATTTTTATCAGCAATATTGCTCACTGTCCTTTCGCAAAGCCTCCATTTCACAAGAGACAGTCAAGGTATCCCAGTAGTATGGCAACTAGACATAGCTGTAACCTACAGATCAATCTCATTTGACGGCCTTGCCACATTAGCCCTCCAGTGGTGAGTATTGATAGGATCCTTCCGATACAGGTTAAGCTCGAAGAACTTGTTGTGCAGGGTGCCCCTGAAGTTCTTGTAACTACAGCCTATCAGCAATTGCCTTTCACAGTTAGCACAATATAAACCTACGAGTTCAACTTCTCGAagttcttctcaatgagcCACTGCTCACTCACTTCGATGAGCTCTACACTAGAGAGGTCTCGGCGTGGAATGAAGtatcttctgctcttcaATGGGCCGTAGTTCACTTGCTTTACCAACTGTACTGCGTATTCTGGTACGGGTGATGGAGTATCGCAATCGGAGGAGACTTCGCTCGTCACGGTCAAGCGAGCCCATACCAGAAATTCGTTGAATTTGCTCTCCTGATCCAAACCTTGCGGCCGGTAAGGAGTATTGTGCGAGCagcaggagatggaggtaGGGGTTAAAGCCATTTTGTAGGGCACTGGCAAGTTTAGATAGTATGCCTGAGAAACGCCACGGGAATATATAGAGAGGATATGAAGCAGTGTATTCTTTATCTGGTAGGATACTATAACTTATAGCACATTGTATGAGAAGTACTTCTGTcagagaggatgaggacggAAATGCTTTCCGCTATACTAAATCAACCAGACCCTATCGTTTTTGAGGCCACCCGGAGTCCTACAGTTGTTCGATGCATTCCTGATGTCTTTTTGCATCTTTTCGCATGATAGTTGACCCAATGAATGTTATACAATCTGAGGCCTACTGTTGATCCCCACTAAGGTTGGTATAGTATGTGCAATACTAGTAGATGCATAAGCCCCAACCAATGAAACATCCCCGTTTTGAGGCCTACCATAGCCACACCAACCTGAGGCATCCACCAAGCCTGGTTAAATATTGCTGCTTTGCCCTTAAtctcctgagcttctttctttctttttcctctccaGGGCAGTGGTACTGCCACTCGTCCGCTCTTTACTCAACTTGTTTTTGATTCCAACTTCTCGCAAAATAGTTCTGTTGTGctctttctccccttcccACCTTGCGCATCTACGTGGAAtcatttcctcttgttcCACGTAGCTTGATCTATCCTGCAATCCAGGCTCAGGTTGCCCCTTGTTGGAGGAATCATCTGTGAAGAGAACATATAACCCTTAACCTTCTGTACCCGGAGTTTCTACTCTTATACCGAGTCCCAGATCAGATAGCGTAGGTCGGCCACCACAGGTATTAAACTCTTATCACACAGCACCTTACGGAACTGTCGACCCTCGCTGGCTCGATACTGCTGACCGGACGGGTCCGGAGGCACTGCCCGAGTCAGATGATTCTCTCCATCACTTGAGCCAAGACACTCCACCACAGGATCTTGATCAAACTCAGCATTGGGAAGGAGAGTCTGCAGATACACATAACAGTTTCGAGTCGCCGCAATTCATTTTTGAACCACGTTCGCCCGAGACACAACATATAGCACCTGAGTTACCCTCGGATCTCTCAATTTCAGGACAAGATACATCCTCTGCCAATCAATCGAGTGATTCTACCTCACAGTCGTTCCCGTGTGACCGGTGTGATCGTGTCTTTGACAAAAGACATCTACTCAAGTAAGTGGCATTCATAAGCTGCAGGCGGATTTCTGAGCTGTATTCTAATTTTGAACAGTAAACACAAGACTTCCGTTCACGATCGCCCTCACAAGTGTGACGTAGCAGGCTGTCCCCGAACAGAGGGGTTTCAATTCAAGAAAGATCTCAGACGGCATTACAACACTGTCCACGGGGGAGGAAGTTCCAAGGATTATTACTGCAAGTATCGCTGGTGCTCCGCTTCCAAGCCACAACGTGAGCGCAAGGGAAAGCCGAGAATGCGGTATGACAACTATCTGCGACATATGAAACAACACCCTAGTTTTGGACAGTGATTTAAATTGAGAGATCATCTTAGAGAGCTGATGTGTTAGAATGTCAGAAGGGGTTCAACTTATTGGACTAAGCTCCAACTGACCAAGTGGCTAGCATTAACACGGTAGTTTAAAGGGTATATGATAATTGTGTAGTAGGGCACCTGATAGATAATTATAAGTATGATGATAATCAACTACATGAATTATTGCCAGACATTAGCACTACGACCCATTCAGATTCATATTCCAGTGATGACTCATGATGATATATGCCAGTCCCATGTTTATACCCTTCCATGATGAGGAAAGTCTATTCACTGCCTTCCTGTCTACAGCGATAGTATATGCCGTTTCGGAAATATTCGGGCGGTCACAAGGTCTGCTCCGAGGCTGCCCGAATTCATCTGACTTGATGGGAACAATCCACATCGTCTGCACTATCCAAAATCCACCAATCCACGATGCCCACTGTCAAGACTAAATGCAAAGTCGCCTGTAAATCGTGTAACTTGCGACGAGTCAAGTGTGATCGGACTGAGGAAAGACCATGCTCATATTGCCAACTAGCAGGGCAAGAATGCCAGCCCATTGCTTCGAGACGTGGAAAGTATGTTTGCCTGTCCCACTTCACCTGTGCAAATAAAATAGGAATGGACAATAGGCTGAAATGACCCAGGTACAAACGAAATCATGATAAAAACACTGATACTCGGCCGGCACCTCGTCGGTCGTCAAGAAATCAGCAAAATGAACGCAACCCTAATAGTGCCGTATCAGGCGAATCAAGGTCAGATTCCATCATCATTAACACCAGTAACCCCAGCTTTGGCAGTAGGAATACTACTGCTGAAGCACGGCCGTGTGGGTCATCCAATTTTCAGTCAAAcgcctcaacaccaagacAAGGCTATCGAAATTCATCGACAAGCTCAGACAGTAAAGTGGTATACTACGGTGACTCCTTCAACCTTGATTATATGTTGCATGAAATGGGAGACCCTTTAGGCGCTTCCCGTAATGGTCGCACTTGGGAGGATGCGCTTGAGCACTTATACTTCAGTCAGCTAGGGCAATCAACAAAAACACAGATAGAAGAGCATTCTCGAAACCAGCGTCTGCAGCTGAGAGACATTGGTGCACTTAAAAGTTTCGAAAAAAATGTCAGTGACGACTTAATCAGGATTTTCTTTGAGATGTGCTACCCTCAGTGCCCTATATTTGACCGAGCGGACTTTCAGCATAACTATGAGGCTGGGAGGGTGTCACCGCTGGTTTTGCAAGCTGTGTTCTTCCTGGCCCTCAATCATTGCAGTGAAGAACTCTATAAGCGTGCTGGCTTTGCAAATAGATATTTGGCAACATTTACATGTTATCAGCGAGCGAAAACTTTGTACGACACCAACTACGAATCTGACGCTATAGCGACTCTTCAAGCGGTTTATTTGTTGTCATTCTGGTGGGGAAGCCCGATGGAACAGAAGGATATGTGGCATTGGACTGGCATCGCATGTAATCGAGCACAGTCCCTGGGATTGCATCAAAGGTTGGTCATTTATGGCTGATGCTGTGAGCTGGCTGACACTTCCCAAGGAAAACTTATGTGGGGTTAAGTgagagaaacagaaagctatggaggaggatttggtGGACTATTTACGTATGAAACCCTGGGTCAAGCTATGGCATCGCTGACTTAGTTATCTAGGTACATGATATCTCTGTAACAATCATGCTGGGACGAACTCCGCACATCAACGACGCGTACTGCAGTGTGGAGATGTTAGGCGAAGATGACTTCGAAATATCAGATGATGACTTGATCAACCCTGATCTGTTTCGAGAACCGACACGTCAAAGCCGGCTTTACTTTATCTACTTAGCAGAACTGTATTCGCGAAGTATGGCTACCCAGTTATGTTCTCGACTAAATTCTTGCTGACACTGCAAAGCAAGTAACTGCTGGCTAAATATAGCTGGGGCAAAGTTCAATGAGCCGTTAGCTCTCAAAAGCCTGGACGATCTTACGTCGTGGAAAGCGTCCCTTCCAAGAGAATTGAAGCATCGAGAATCCACAGTTTCTGTGGAAGATGGCCTTTGGGCCACCCTGGTCAATCTAAGTTACTTGTAAGAAGCATCCGCCTCGAAGAAAATACCTCTAACAAACCTTTAGCACCGTGCAGATTTTAATACGCCGGAACGGCTTTAATGATCCGGACAGGATGAAAGTCGGGTCATTTGTGTTTGAAGCAGCCGTGCAAATCGTGCGAATATTGGAAGACCTTGTATCATCacaacttcttccttttgcaTTAATGCGCAGGTATGTTCTTCCCCTGCACGTTCACATTGTTGAGGGATATTCACAAACCAAGTGCGCCGGCTGTTTTCGCGGCTATCTCTGTCCAAATTGCGAATATGCGCGGATGCCCATCCCATGTAGTCGATGTTTCGAAGCATAGAGCTCGACTCTGTATGATGATCATAAACAAGCTACAAGACCACTCACCTCCACTCCTGTGGTACTATCGCCTTTTTGTACGGCTATTGCGTAGTATGGGTTGCGAGATCCCCGATGAAGAAAGTCGAGAAGCTTCACACCACTCGGATCAGCGTCTACATGGGCTGCAATCACCTACGGCTGACTTTCTCTACAACCACCGATTTGAGAATAGTTCGCATGAGATTGGTCCTAATGATATCTCCAACGATTCATTGACCGGCAATGCAGCACTTTGTGACTTTAGCCTGTCTGGGATGACAGCATCATTTGTGTTCTCCAGCTTTCTCAACAGCGACTTAATTGATGGGACATCTCCGGATCTTGGAAACCACAGCCTCGATCCTTCGCTTCTATAAAACGTGGAAATAGCCTCTCAACCGGTTGAAAGAACACTACAACACACGACTATAACAAACTTCATacaaaccaaacccatcTCACCTCCGATACCACATCCTCGTCACCTTCGTCCTCctaatcttcttctgcagctgAAAAATTGCATACATCAAAGCCTCCGGCGTCGGCGGACACCCGGGCACATAAATATCCACCGGAACCACCCGATCAACACCCCTAACCACACTATAACTATAATAATAGTATCCACCCCCATTAGCACAGCTCCCCATACTAATCACCCACTTCGGATCCGGCATCTGATCGTATAATTGCCTCAACGCCGGTGCCATCTTGTTAGTCACCGTTCCCGCAACAATCATGACGTCGGCTTGGCGGGGCGAGGCCCGGAAGATGATTCCCAGACGGTCTTGGTCGTATCGTGGCATGGAGACATGCATCATTTCGATGCCACAGCAGGCGAGGGCGAAGGTGAGAGGCCAGAGGGAACCTTGGCGGGCCCAGTTGATGAGTTGGTCGGTTGTTGTTCTGTGTATGTGGTTTAGCTAGCTATGCTGGGATGGTCTAGATAGATGGGGATCGTACAGGAAATATTCGAGTTTACCgttatcttcttttttgttcgtGGTAATGCCTTGTTCTTGGCTTGGGAGCTTAGGGACGGTGTGTGGATTCCAGGTTGAGGATTGTCGGGTTTGTTTGAGCTTGAATGATAGGGGTGTTAATGTTCCTTGGGTTAAAGGGATGTATGCAAAAGCATGTTTCCATGTTTGTAGTCTCAGAATTTGAGTCCTCAtcgttgtggttgttgtggtcCACATGGTCAACCTCTGTTGTCAGCAAAGTAAGAATGATGTCCCAGgaaaaaaatagagaaaaaaagaaagaaggtaaaTGAACATAATTTTTTTTCATTGAAGAGGTTATAACAATATTTTATAAGAAGATGTTTATATCGCCGACATACTTGACATTGAACAGCATGTCGGCGATATACAGTATACAGTACGTGCTTTAGCTCATATCGGCGATATGCTTCCCGTATACTAGGGCTTCCACTTGATGGGCCAATTGCATTGCATCGGTCTATGAGTTTGAAGAGCCTATCTTTCGACAAAAACTGCTTCATTGATCGTGATTTCTCTATtagcttcaagctctgggaaAGTTTTCAAGAATGCATATCGCTGATGTTACTCAACAGTACTtacgatgtatgtacttagGCATGGGCTAAGGTAGGGACAGCAAAACCAACAATTTTACTATACATTTAACATACTTATCAGTGTGCTTAAGACAATCGTGTTGCATCCTTGCTTTACAATGTCGCCCTACATCAATCATTCACTTCATGCAGCCCCATAGAAAGACATGGCCAATAATTCATCCCACGTCAGGTGCGGGGAGACAGCCGTCGATCGCGGGGACAGCAATTGCACCTTCACTCTCACAACTCCCCATCCACGACCTGCATAGCATTAGAAGAGCACCAACAGAATGGCAGCATATCCTCGTCCAGACTTCCAGCGCCCAGCACTCAATTGGACGTCGCTCGACGGTCCCTgggacttcatcttcgacgaTGCAGACAACGGTCTATCACAGCGGTGGCACCAGAAGGGAATCCccgccaacaccatcacccacGCCAAACGTCAGATCCAAGTTCCATATGCATTTCAAACTCCCGCATCTGGAATTGGCCTTCACGAGGCTCACGAAGTGCTGTGGTACGAGCGCACGTTGACAGATATTCGTACGGCGGATGAACTGGCCAAGAGGAATCGATTAGTGCTTCGCTTCGGTGCAGTAGACTATGACTGTACTGTCTGGGTTGATGGCCAGATGGTTGGAGGGCATCGGGGTGGTCATGTGCCCTTTGAGGTCGATGTGACTGATGCATTTGGGACCCAAGAAAGTGATACAGCGGATAGACGTTTGACGGTTCGGGTTAGAGACTCGCCGTCTGATCTTTGCCAGCCACGCGGGAAACAGTATTGGGGCCCTGTCCCTGAAAGTATCTTTTACACACCGACGAGTGGAATCTGGTTGTCTGTTTGGTTGGAAAGTGTACCCAGGATGCGCTTAGGCAGTAGCAGTGACGGCCTAGTTCTCCGGtcggatgatatcaaccaAGGGCAGCTTCATGCGCAGGTTGTGGTGTTAGATCGCCCGGCAGCGACGAAATGCCAGGTAGAGATCGAGGCGAGTCTAGGGGGTATCGCTGTGAGTCGCAGCAGACAGGATCTGCCGCAAGACAAAGATTACGTGAGTCTCGATGTAGACATGCGTGGTCTAGACCCTGAGTCATTGAGGGAGAATGTGCCCTTTAATGTCGACGGGTGCTGGTACAACGGGATAGCCCTCTGGGCACCCGAGCATCCTAACCTATATGACTTGGCTTTGCGTCTGTATGATGCCTCGGGAATTCTGGTTGATGTGGTTCAGACTACCACCGGTATGCGCAGTGTTACCTGGAAGAATGGCGACGGGACCTTCCGGCTCAATGGGAAGCCTCGTTTCCAAACCCTGGTATTAGATCAAGGGTATTGGCCGGAGACCGGCATGACACCTCCTTCGCAAGAGGCACTGAAGGCTGATATCGAGATGGCGAAGGAAATGGGCATCAATGGGTGCCGGAAGCACCAAAAGGTGGAAGACCCCGTCTTCTTTTACTGGGCTGACAGACTGGGATTTCTGGTCTGGGGCGAGATAGCAAATGCCTACGAGTTCAGCGATGACTACATCTCTCGGTTCAACAGCGAGTGGATAGAAGCTGTCAAGAGGGACATCAACCATCCATCTATCGTGGCTTGGACCCCTTTCAACGAGAGCTGGGGATATCCTTCCCTGAAGGATAACATCGAGCAGCGGAACCATATCCGAGCGGTATATTACTTGACCAAGtgcgttttttttttcggcTCTCTTACTAACAATGTATCCTCTTGTCATGAACTGACCAATATAAAAGGACCCTGGACCCTTCTCGACCCATCAATGACAACTGCGGCTGGGAGCACGTCTCGACAGACTTGACAACCTACCACGACTATTCGGATCACCCTGCGCTGGCCGCAACCTGTTCGGACTTCAACAACGGCATTCTGGGCCAGAAATCAAACCGCGACATGTTCGTGGGTCCCATTCCTTCCGCTAGCTCTCAACCCCTGGACCCCGGCACTCAACATACGCCCGGCGCTCCGGTGATTTGCTCTGAGTTCGGAGGAGTGAATATCATTCCTGCGAAGGGCACCGCTGCTGGTGAAAGGGACTGGGGTTATACTACCGCAAGCGATCCGGAAGACCTGCTGAGCCGTCTTGAAAACCTGGTGATGGCCGTCGTCAAGGGAGGACATACGTGTGGCTTG from Aspergillus oryzae RIB40 DNA, chromosome 7 includes the following:
- a CDS encoding fungal specific transcription factor domain-containing protein (predicted protein), giving the protein MGDPLGASRNGRTWEDALEHLYFSQLGQSTKTQIEEHSRNQRLQLRDIGALKSFEKNVSDDLIRIFFEMCYPQCPIFDRADFQHNYEAGRVSPLVLQAVFFLALNHCSEELYKRAGFANRYLATFTCYQRAKTLYDTNYESDAIATLQAVYLLSFWWGSPMEQKDMWHWTGIACNRAQSLGLHQSVEMLGEDDFEISDDDLINPDLFREPTRQSRLYFIYLAELYSRTGAKFNEPLALKSLDDLTSWKASLPRELKHRESTVSVEDGLWATLVNLSYL
- a CDS encoding NuoB/complex I 20 kDa subunit family protein (NADH-ubiquinone oxidoreductase, NUFS7/PSST/20 kDa subunit), with translation MKSQGPSSDVQLSAGRWKSGRGYAAILTTTDQLINWARQGSLWPLTFALACCGIEMMHVSMPRYDQDRLGIIFRASPRQADVMIVAGTVTNKMAPALRQLYDQMPDPKWVISMGSCANGGGYYYYSYSVVRGVDRVVPVDIYVPGCPPTPEALMYAIFQLQKKIRRTKVTRMWYRR
- a CDS encoding tubulin-binding prefolding complex subunit PAC10 (molecular chaperone Prefoldin, subunit 3), yielding MADKKTPTINPETNPRGIPVAPFVDNVTDYVSTRADVEPTLRSFQEMISKYQFMEVNTQRRAAGLREKIPDIKKTLEMVKFLKMRRDNNADPLETNFELNDTLYARATVDPADTEEVYLWLGANVMLAYPIGEAETMLTEKLSTAELSLANCDEDLEFLREQITTMEVATARVYNWDVVQRRKDKADGKGDEDDDTAKGPSGA
- a CDS encoding uncharacterized protein (predicted protein), which codes for MALTPTSISCCSHNTPYRPQGLDQESKFNEFLVWARLTVTSEVSSDCDTPSPVPEYAVQLVKQVNYGPLKSRRYFIPRRDLSSVELIEVSEQWLIEKNFEKLNSGTLHNKFFELNLYRKDPINTHHWRANVARPSNEIDL